Proteins from one Anastrepha obliqua isolate idAnaObli1 chromosome 2, idAnaObli1_1.0, whole genome shotgun sequence genomic window:
- the LOC129238463 gene encoding splicing factor Cactin: MKMSDRKQFARSSLKLIETLEKRRLNDSLERKRVKDEIKARETPEEKRARRLLEREAKEMRRRERMGWDTEYQHYTDQDNPFGDSNLTSTFVWAKKLEKEGIRDVSTETVDILSRQKLLENRLELEKVKKRRMERELEKQAREEQSILQQRVKEAAQFQEWELQEDQFHLEQARLRSIIRIQDGRAKPIDLLAQYLSGFKPEDTNEIQMHEPYVLLNGLSLKDLEDLLIDIKIYVELDKGNNIDFWNDMTVIVEDELFKLMKNANNSNNESGSGVRREGIHDCVAKDVAEIFRKKNTNQLNELRTKIENKINSRSDGVDISYWESLYSQLKAHMARARLRDKHQENLRQKLNLLKTKPDEYDRSDIPSTSNYRDDTNSTNLEANNIDNKESNNDLNILERFFNLYEEGRYSPKYFVSIDGENTLPIMTEEENVSAVERIRADATKNKSNKCSFTDEESQICNAMRRDMGKDEAEFSVEIPLEVVQVSSDKYRPRKPRYFNRVHTGFEWNKYNQTHYDMDNPPPKIVQGYKFNIFYPDLIEKNTTPQYFLSQCEDNADFAVLRFHAGPPYEDIAFKIVHREWEFSYKRGFRCQFHNNIFQLWFHFKRYRYRR, translated from the exons atgaaaatgtcGGATCGGAAACAATTCGCTCGTTCCTCGTTAAAGTTAATAGAAACATTAGAAAAGCGTAGATTAAACGATAGTCTAGAAAGAAAACGTGTTAAGGATGAGATTAAGGCAAGAGAAACTCCTGAAGAGAAGCGGGCTCGGCGCTTACTAGAAAGGGAAGCGAAAGAAATGCGTCGTCGAGAGCGAATGGGTTGGGACACAGAGTATCAGCACTACACCGATCAAGACAATCCATTCGGTGACTCTAACTTAACGTCTACATTTGTTTGGGCCAAAAAATTGGAGAAAGAAGGCATTCGAGATGTTTCAACAGAAACGGTGGATATTCTTTCGCGACAGAAACTACTTGAAAACAGACTAGAacttgaaaaagtaaaaaaacggCGAATGGAACGTGAATTAGAAAAACAAGCACGTGAAGAACAGTCTATTTTGCAACAGCGTGTAAAGGAAGCAGCCCAGTTTCAAGAGTGGGAGTTGCAGGAAGATCAATTTCATTTAGAACAAGCACGATTGCGTAGCATTATAAGAATACAAGACGGTCGGGCAAAACCCATTGATTTGTTAGCTCAGTATTTGTCGGGGTTTAAACCAGAGGATACAAATGAAATACAAATGCACGAACCATATGTACTTTTGAATGGCCTTAGTTTAAAAGATCTTGAAGATTTACTAATTGACATTAAAATCTACGTTGAGTTAGATAAAGGCAACAATATTGATTTTTGGAATGATATGACAGTGATTGTAGAAGACGAGTTATTCAAGCTTATGAAGAATGCAAACAATTCAAATAATGAAAGTGGGTCTGGCGTTCGCAGAGAGGGAATACATGACTGTGTAGCTAAAGATGTTGCtgaaatttttcgaaagaaaaatacaaatcaaCTAAATGAATTGCggacaaaaatagaaaataaaattaactcaaGATCAGATGGGGTAGACATTAGTTATTGGGAAAGCCTATATTCTCAATTAAAGGCACATATGGCACGAGCTCGTTTGCGTGATAAGCATCAGGAAAACTTGCGTCAAAAACTGAATCTCCTTAAAACTAAACCTGATGAATATGATCGCTCCGACATTCCATCTACATCGAATTATCGGGATGATACGAATTCCACAAATTTGGAAGCAAACAATATTGACAATAAAGAATCCAATAATGATCTAAATATTTTAGAACGATTTTTCAATTTGTACGAAGAAGGAAGATATAGTCCAAAATACTTTGTAAGTATTGATGGTGAAAATACTTTGCCAATTATGACCGAGGAAGAAAATGTTAGTGCCGTTGAAAGAATACGTGCGGACGCGACAAAAAATAAGTCAAATAAATGTTCTTTTACGGATGAAGAAAGTCAGATATGTAATGCTATGCGTAGAGATATGGGCAAAGATGAAGCTGAATTTTCTGTAGAAATACCATTAGAAGTAGTTCAAGTATCGTCCGATAAGTATAGACCGCGTAAACCCCGATATTTCAATCGTGTACATACTGGATTTGAATGGAATAAATATAATCAAACACATTACGACATGGATAATCCCCCACCGAAAATAGTTCAaggttataaatttaatattttttatccgGACCTTATTGAAAAAAACACTACGCctcaatattttttg AGTCAATGTGAGGACAATGCTGACTTTGCTGTGCTCCGGTTTCACGCAGGACCACCGTATGAGGACATTGCCTTTAAAATAGTACACAGGGAATGGGAATTCAGCTACAAACGTGGATTTCGGTGCCAGTTTCACAATAACATATTCCAGCTGTGGTTTCATTTTAAGAGATATAGATATCGTCGATAA